GCCAGTGAGAAAGGAAATCGCCAATCTCCATTTCCCTGATAAGTAGCTGTTTGAGCAAAATCTAGAATCTCTTTCAGCAGATGGGATGGAATGATAATACCTAAGTGCAAACCGTCATTTTTGAGAGTTTTAACCACCCAATCAGGATCGAGATCACAAAAGCAAGAATCTTTTTTAGCTAAATCCAAATCCAACTGCACAGTTTGTTTACTCAATCGCAACACTAAAGAACGAATAAAATGGATACGGCTAAACGCAAACATCAACAACCACTGTGGCTGCTTAAGCGAGATGGCAAAATATTGTCTAAATCTTCGTTGAAACTTTAGCCGTAGTTTTTGAGAATTAATTAGTGAGATCATCTAGTTTTCCTGAATTCTCTATGTTCTAATCACTACATGGCACTAGAATACGCTCAATGGAAATTTATTTTCGGCTTTGTCCCTATGTCTGATTTCAATCCTCAATCGTCCTAAAAAACAATCGCAATTACACTAGTTAAATAGCTATATATTAACTACTTATTTTAAATTATTCTTAAAAGCGATCGCAACTTACAGCAGTTTTCAATTGAGTAGACACGTTAATTTATCGAAGTAATGGGTAATGGGTAATGGGTAATGGGTAATGGGTAATGGGTAATGGGTAATGGGTAATGGGTAATGGGTAATGGGTAATGGGTAATGGGTAATGGGTAATGGGTAATGGGTTCTATCCAACTGAAATTCGCTGTATGTTATGTAAGGAGTTTTTTCGAGCTAAAAACTAGTAAATTAGAACGAAGGTAATTCACATTAAGCGTACATTAGTTTTAATTTCAGCAAGACAATCTTTCATTTGCTATATCTGTAGCAAATCAATATGATACCCATAAATTAGAAGTGCGATCGCAACTTACAGCAGATTAAATCTGGAAATCAATCAACAATAATTTTTAGTTGTTAAAATTTTTTCAATTGACAGGCTTTTAAGATTAAGTGAATACCGAGAAGATATATTCCACTCACAACAGGAATTAGAAGGGATGGAGAAATGTGCATGTTAATTCTCTAGTTTGACGATTTTTTGTCCGAATTCCACTGAAAACAAGATATATACAGTTATCTTAGCTGAAGGAATAGTATTTAGAGTATCAATTTTGCACTGCACGATATTAGCTTAGGTAGCAAGTTTTGCTTGCCTTATTTTTTTAGCGCTGACCAAAACTAAGCACCTATTGCGCAACACTCAACCTTGAATACTGTTGTTCTAATGGTTTGTTATTAGTATTGCTGTTTATGTTAGTTGGTATTTATTTATTTAGCAAATTAAAATTGGATGGTCAAGATTGATTCATCAAGTCTAAATTTTATTTTATGAATTTGCCTATTTTAATCAAACCATTACTTTTTATTTATTGTTTGGGTTTAATCTCGGGTATACAACCAGATTTCGGTGGAGATTTTACTGCACAAGCTCAGAATACTGTTGCTTCAGACAATAATCTGACCAATTTATCCTCACAGGAAAAGACTAGTCTAAAACAAGGCAAAGTAATACTGAAAGGAGAAAAGGGTAAATATTTGGGTCAAGTAGAGACAGCAGGCAAGATCAATACTGCCTGGGAAGTTTTAACTGATTATGATAACTTTGAGCGTTTTTTACCTAATCTTGCTTCTAGTAAGATTATCTCGGCAAAAGGCGATCGCATTTTATTCGAGCAGGTGAACGTAGTCGATCTCTGGTTATTTAAACAAAAGTTTACTGTCCAGATTGAGGCGATTAAAACTAAACCAAACAAAATAGACTTTAAGATCGTTGATGGCGATTTAAAGAAATTAGTTGGTAGATGGCAAATTAAGGAAACATCTCCAGGTAAAATTTTGGTTAGTCAGGCAGTAGAAGTTGAGCCTGAAAATAATACAGAGAAGCCTCTTTTTTATGGCATTTATGAAAGTTCTTTAGAAGAAAATTTAAAAGCGATCGCTAAAGAAATTACTAAACGTTCTCAAATTTAAATATCAAGTTCAAAATCGAGATTATTTAATTCTTCTAATAGTAAAGCTTCTGCTTGTGATTCTGATAATTTCTCAATATTTAATGCATTATTATTTATTTCAGCAGCTTCCTTATTTTTAATTAGCTCAGAATTGAATAACAAAGATGATAAATAATTGCTCAGTGCTGTAAGATTGGCATAATCAAAAATAACAGTTGGCGATAGCTTTAGATTGTAACTAGATTGGAGTTTATTTCTTAATTCTACTGAACCTAAAGAATCTAAGCCTAACTCAGCAAAACCTGATGCTAAATCAATCTTACTTAAATCTTTAATGCCTAATATATCTGCTAACTGTTGACTTATTTGTTCTTTTAATAAATATTCTCTTTGCTCAGGAATTGCAGCAAGCAAATGTTGTTTGTAATCACTACTATTCTCAGCATAAGCTGGTACAGAAACTAAATTTTCGTAGTAAGGCGTAACAGAATTATGTTGTTGCCATAGATCCCAATCAAAGGGGATTACCCCTATCTGTGGGGGAGCATTTAATAGTAATTGTTCTAAGATTTCAATTCCTTGATTAGGTTTAATTGAGCCAATTCCTTGTTGCTTGAAAGCGTTTGTGATCTGAGTATTAGCAGCTAATCCTGTATTTTTCCACGCACACCAGTTAATCGCGATCGCAGGTAATCCTAAATTACGTCGAGCATGAGCTAAAGTATCGAGAAAAGCATTAGCAGCACAATAATTAGCTTGTCCTGCCGAACCAAGTAGAGAACTGGCGGAAGAAAACAGAATAAAGTTATCTAGGTCGTATTTTTGGGTTAAATGGTGTAAATTCCAGGCTCCTTGAACTTTTGGGGCAAGAACTTGCTCGAAACTATGCCAGTCTTGTTGGGCAATAGTGCGATCGCTGATTATTCCTGCACAGTGAACCACTCCTTTTAGTGGCGGTAACTCTAATTCGATTTGTATTAGAACCTGGGCTAGTTGATCTGTATTAGCAATATCTGCTTTAATAAGTTTAACTTGGGCCTTATCTTGAATTTTTTTGAGACTACTTTCTAATTCAGGTTTGATATCATTACGTCCAAGCAAGACAAGATTAGTTACCCCCTTAGTTACTAACCATTGGGCTATCTGTAAACCAATTGCCCCCATTGCTCCTGTAATCAGGTATGTACCTGTATATGTTTTGTGGGTAGGGGTTATTCTGGCATAATCCCTACTATTCATTGCAATGATAATTTTTCCTTGGTGTTTCCCCTGCTGCATATAGCGAAAAGCAGCAATAGTTTGCTCTTGAGTAAAGACAGTGTGGGGTAGGGGTTTAAATGTTTCAGCTATAAATTGCGATCGCTTGTTTAGTTTACTGTGCAATTCCCTTAACATTTGCTGGATTAATTCAGGCTTGTCTTGGGTGATCTGCCAGAGATCGACAATCGAGTAATTAATACTTGGTTCTACTTGTGCTACCTCTGATGGTGACCAAATACCTTGCTTGCCTATTTCAATCAAACGCCCATGTTTATTTAATACCGCAATACTTTTAGCAATAAACTCTCCTGAAAGAGAATTCAATACGACATCAACACCCTTGCCATTGGTTGCCGAGATAATTTCTTCAGCAAAATCAAGACTACGGGAGTTCATAATCTGTTTTACTCCCATAGACTCCAGCAATGACCATTTAGACATAGAAGCCGTGGCGTATATTTCCGCGCCGATGTTTTGGGCGATTTGAATAGCAGCTAAACCAACTCCCCCTGCTGCTGCGTGAATTAAAACCTTTTCTCCTGGCTGGAGTTTGGCCACATAAACCAGGGTGTAATAAGCTGTCAGGAAAGTTACAGGGATAGTTGCTGCTTCAAGCAAACTCAAAGATGCAGGTTTATTAATAGCTAGCTGGGAATTAACCACTAGGTATTGACTAAAGCTGTTTTCGGCAATTGCCATCACTTCATCCCCAGGCTTAAAGTTAGTTACCTTACTACCTACAGAAATAATTATCCCCGCACATTCTATGCCTAGAAATTTTGTTTGATCGGGATATAAATCTAAAGCTACCATCACATCACGGAAATTTAACCCCGTAGCTTTAACCTCGATTTCAATTTCATCAGCTTGAGGTTGTTGTCGGTTAATAGATTTCCATTGCAGACTATCTAAATTACCAGGATTATTGATATTTAGCTGAAAATTTCCCTTATTGATGGAAGATTTACCAATGGGCGATTGACCAATCGCCCCTACAATTCTTACCAACCTGCTAACATAACGCTGATTATCTCGATAGGCAACCTGTTCCATTCCTGAGTCGCCAAGTTCCTGAAAAATATTAGCTGCTGCGTTATCCAAAGAGTCTATATCTATCCCAACGCATCTTAACTCAGGATGTTCTAAAGCGATCGCTTTTTGCATCCCCCAAAGACAAGAGTTTTTAATTCCTGGTGTAAGTTGATAGTTACCAACAGGTTGTGCATTATGGGTAACAAACCACAAAGAGGAATGAGTGGCGGATTGAATTAAAGCCTGTACTAGATATAAATAATTTTGGCACTCTTGCCAGTTTTCAGTAAGATCCAAACTCCAGAGATATATAACCCCTGTAACTGTAGGATGTTGTTGAATTAAATCTGAGCAAGCTTGAGGATCGTCGGTAATTGTGTCACGAGTAATAAGATGGCATTGCTGCTGTCGATCTTCTAGTTGTCTAGCCAACTGTTGACCGATACCTGTACTGTCAGTAAAAATTAACCACGTACCCGTATTTGATAAAGAGGATGGAGTCAATAATGGTTGTGGTTTCCATTGCGGTTGATATAGCCAATTGTGCCAAGCTGGTTGAGATTTGATTGCTTGAGATTTTAAGCCTTCAATTTTGGCAATTAGATCGCCAAAATCGTTATATAGCCAGACATCTGCCATTAAGACTTGATGCTGATTATGATCTTGTCGTAATTTTAGATAACTCCAAACTCGCTGATGAGGAAAATATTGTAGATCTAGTTTTTCTAAACCGACGGGGATATAAGTTATAGCTTGTAATTCTCTAGGTAAAGCGGCAAAGAGTATTTGTAAACAAGCATCTAATAGTGCAGGATGAAAATAATAGGCTGCGCTGCTGAGGTGATTTGGTAGTTCAATTAATCCCAAGGCTTGATGATCTTTTGCCCACAGTTGTTTGATGCCCTGAAAGCTTTTACCGTAGTTAATTCCTTTGTCTTGGCAGTTTAAATAATGTTGTTCAACATCTAATTCAGTCTGGTTAAATTTAGTTCTAATCTCGTTTAAAGTTTGACCTTCAATTAGCATATTTGAGCTAGAAACTTGACCAGAACAATGTAGTTGCCATTCACCATCATTTAAACTATGAATTTCCCAATGACAAGCTTCTGTTGTGTCAGAGGTTATTATTTGAATTTCCTGCTCTAGCTTTAAGTTATTTAAGTTATTTTTAATATATAGAGGAGTATAAATATCAATATTTTTAATTAGCAATCGGTTAGTTTTACCATGAAATAAGCCCAAGGCGATCGCTATTTCTAAATAAGCCGTACCAGGAAAGATAATTTTACCTGCTAAACAGTGATCTTGTAACCAATTATAAGTATCAGCCTGTAGATAAGATTGAAAAATGGTTTGTTTTACAGGAGAAGAAATTAACTTACCTAACAAAGGATGAATTAAATTATCAACACTTTTTATAGCTTGATAGTTAGTAACTTCTGTCGGAATATCAAACCAATATCTTTGTCTTTGAAAAGGATAGGTAGGTAAAGATATTTTATTGGCGTTATAGTTTTGGGTGACAGCTTGCCAGTTTATCTCTATACCTGCTGTATATAATTGTGCCAGGTTTTCTAAGATATTTTGCCAATCTGCTTGTTGTGAATCGAGACTATGTAAAAATAACTTATTATCTCGATCATCTATAATACCTGTGACGATATTTTTCAAAATGGGTTTTGTTCCCACTTCTAAAAATATATCTACCTGTTGAATAGCTAAATATTCAATACTTTGAGCAAACTGAACAGGTTGTAATATATGTTTTATCCAATAATCAGCCGTGGCGATCGTTTCATCCGCTAATTCTCCCGTCAGATTAGAAACAAGCGGTACTTTAGGTAAAGAGTAATTAATACTTTCGGCTACTAGTTTAAACTCCTCTATCATCGGCTGCATTAAAGGAGAATGAAAAGCATGAGATACATTTAATAATTTAGTTTTGATTGCTAAATTATCTAGTTGTTGACTAATCTGCTCAATATCTTTTTCCAATCCTGATAATACTAAATGCGTCCCATTGTCCGCTGCAATACTTATCTTATTAGCAAGTAAATGCTCGATCTTATCTTTACTACTAAAAACTGCCAACATTGCCCCATTTTCAGGTAAGCTTTGCATCAACTTACCCCTAGCACAAACTAACTTCAAAGCATCCTCTAAGCTAAATATTTCTGCAATAGTTGCTGCTACATATTCGCCAATACTATGTCCGATCGTGACATCAGGTTTAATGCCCCAAGCTAACCATAGTTGCGCCAGAGAATATTCAATGATGAATAATAACGGTTGAAGATATTGGGTTTGATTGATATCAACATCCCACAGGGACGTGTCACAAATTTGACAACAGCGATCGCAATTTTCTTTAAACACATCGCAGGTATCGTATAATTGCCTTGCCATATCAACGTATTGCGAACCTTGTCCTGTAAACAGAAAAGCTAATTTATGGTGTTGGATTGGTTCTTCGATCGATATTGCTGCTAGTTTTTTAATTAATTCCTGTTTATCTTTAGCAACAATACCCTGACGATAATCAAAATGATGTCTGCCAATATTACTAGTTAAACAAATATCTGCTAAAGACGCTGCACAATTACTCTCGAACGAGTTTTGATAGTCGATCGCTAGTTCCTTTAAAGCAATTTTATTTTTAGCCGATAAAGTTAATAAATAAGCAGGCAATAATTGAGTCGTAGTTTCTGTTTGATTAACAAATTCTTCTAAGACAACATGAGCATTAGTCCCACCAATCCCTAAAGAATTAACTCCTGCACGACGAGGATAAAATTCAGTTTTCCAGTCTTGTAGCTGAGTATTAATATAAAAACGACCCTGCGCAAAATCAATCTGCGGATTAGGACGATTAAAATGTAAGCTTGCAGGAATTTTCTGATGATATAAACACAGGGTGGTTTTAATTAAACCGACAATTCCCGATGCCATTTGCAGATGTCCGACATTAGTTTTTACTGAACCGATCGCACAATCACTTTTTCTGGTATCATCATGATATGCTTGGGATAATGCTGTAATTTCAATCGGATCGCCTAGTTTTGTCCCTGTACCATGGGCTTCAATATAACTAACCGATCGAGGTAAGATGTCTGCGTAGGCGATCGCTTCGGCGATTACTCTAGTTTGCCCGTCTACATTTGGTGCAAAATAACCTACCTTAGCACCACCATCATTATTAACCGCCGATCCTTTAATTACGCTATAAATGCGATCGCCATCTTCTATCGCTCGCTCTAGTAGCTTTAACACCACCATCCCCGCTCCACTACCAAAGATTGTGCCTGACGCCTCAGCATCAAATGCCCGACAATGACC
The genomic region above belongs to Pleurocapsa minor HA4230-MV1 and contains:
- a CDS encoding cyclase/dehydrase is translated as MNLPILIKPLLFIYCLGLISGIQPDFGGDFTAQAQNTVASDNNLTNLSSQEKTSLKQGKVILKGEKGKYLGQVETAGKINTAWEVLTDYDNFERFLPNLASSKIISAKGDRILFEQVNVVDLWLFKQKFTVQIEAIKTKPNKIDFKIVDGDLKKLVGRWQIKETSPGKILVSQAVEVEPENNTEKPLFYGIYESSLEENLKAIAKEITKRSQI
- a CDS encoding SDR family NAD(P)-dependent oxidoreductase — encoded protein: MNKLSEQVSVNLSLCHGAVLPSSVFSTNLPKMLERAAEYSTGIVLIDGNQSTFLAYSDLLAEAERVLAGLRQRNLQPQDRVILQLQDPRHFFVCLWGCFLGGFVPIPLGVDLNGDRRIEQAWELCNPSVVIADRDIADLATVQVEDLLGNNRDRYWHQGNLDDLALLLLTSGSTGKPKGVMLSARNLIASVYGMATVNQLSQQDISLNWMPLEHVASLVMFHLTEVYLGCQQIQVKSEFILQNTLQWLDLIHQYRVSATWSPNFAYNLVNQQLERNLDRTVKHNWDLSCLRWMGNGAEAVVGKTMGQFLKLLTPYGLSPTVVSPGYGMSETTSGIAHWRAIDPSGSALCLCQDTCPPQVLHQSPLQDFYLNLNRESVSVGAPIPGVSLRIVDEGNQVIPEGEVGLLQVKGETITAGYYQQSELNQEIFTDDGWFKTGDLGFLESGQLTITGREKEVIIINGVNYYNHEIESVVEAIAGVSISYTAVCGVMDLNRQEQIAVFFHTDYRGNELRGLINTVRRDVFTQMGVTPAYIIPVTQETIPKTAIGKIKRSQLSQRFAAGEFKAIISEIEQLFNQRNLSQQELPGNAIEQRLVKIWQEVLKLDKVGVKDNFFELGGNSLLLMQVLSKLTPEYDLSAVLLFQYPTIAALANYLHSEPESIAVQQGKRRGELRRQATGNRDIAIIGMSCRFPGANNINEFWHNLCDGVESISFFSDREMINAGVDAALVNNPNYVKASPILNDIESFDADFWGYSPKEAQLLDPQQRLFMECAWSSLEDAGYDPFNYQGDISLYGGAATNTYLLNNIYPHRHQIDRQDDLQVMNLSSMGGFQVTTANDKDYLTTRTSYKLNLTGSSVNVQTACSTSLVAVHLACQSLINAECDMALAGGVSVHSPQKMGYLYQEGMILSADGHCRAFDAEASGTIFGSGAGMVVLKLLERAIEDGDRIYSVIKGSAVNNDGGAKVGYFAPNVDGQTRVIAEAIAYADILPRSVSYIEAHGTGTKLGDPIEITALSQAYHDDTRKSDCAIGSVKTNVGHLQMASGIVGLIKTTLCLYHQKIPASLHFNRPNPQIDFAQGRFYINTQLQDWKTEFYPRRAGVNSLGIGGTNAHVVLEEFVNQTETTTQLLPAYLLTLSAKNKIALKELAIDYQNSFESNCAASLADICLTSNIGRHHFDYRQGIVAKDKQELIKKLAAISIEEPIQHHKLAFLFTGQGSQYVDMARQLYDTCDVFKENCDRCCQICDTSLWDVDINQTQYLQPLLFIIEYSLAQLWLAWGIKPDVTIGHSIGEYVAATIAEIFSLEDALKLVCARGKLMQSLPENGAMLAVFSSKDKIEHLLANKISIAADNGTHLVLSGLEKDIEQISQQLDNLAIKTKLLNVSHAFHSPLMQPMIEEFKLVAESINYSLPKVPLVSNLTGELADETIATADYWIKHILQPVQFAQSIEYLAIQQVDIFLEVGTKPILKNIVTGIIDDRDNKLFLHSLDSQQADWQNILENLAQLYTAGIEINWQAVTQNYNANKISLPTYPFQRQRYWFDIPTEVTNYQAIKSVDNLIHPLLGKLISSPVKQTIFQSYLQADTYNWLQDHCLAGKIIFPGTAYLEIAIALGLFHGKTNRLLIKNIDIYTPLYIKNNLNNLKLEQEIQIITSDTTEACHWEIHSLNDGEWQLHCSGQVSSSNMLIEGQTLNEIRTKFNQTELDVEQHYLNCQDKGINYGKSFQGIKQLWAKDHQALGLIELPNHLSSAAYYFHPALLDACLQILFAALPRELQAITYIPVGLEKLDLQYFPHQRVWSYLKLRQDHNQHQVLMADVWLYNDFGDLIAKIEGLKSQAIKSQPAWHNWLYQPQWKPQPLLTPSSLSNTGTWLIFTDSTGIGQQLARQLEDRQQQCHLITRDTITDDPQACSDLIQQHPTVTGVIYLWSLDLTENWQECQNYLYLVQALIQSATHSSLWFVTHNAQPVGNYQLTPGIKNSCLWGMQKAIALEHPELRCVGIDIDSLDNAAANIFQELGDSGMEQVAYRDNQRYVSRLVRIVGAIGQSPIGKSSINKGNFQLNINNPGNLDSLQWKSINRQQPQADEIEIEVKATGLNFRDVMVALDLYPDQTKFLGIECAGIIISVGSKVTNFKPGDEVMAIAENSFSQYLVVNSQLAINKPASLSLLEAATIPVTFLTAYYTLVYVAKLQPGEKVLIHAAAGGVGLAAIQIAQNIGAEIYATASMSKWSLLESMGVKQIMNSRSLDFAEEIISATNGKGVDVVLNSLSGEFIAKSIAVLNKHGRLIEIGKQGIWSPSEVAQVEPSINYSIVDLWQITQDKPELIQQMLRELHSKLNKRSQFIAETFKPLPHTVFTQEQTIAAFRYMQQGKHQGKIIIAMNSRDYARITPTHKTYTGTYLITGAMGAIGLQIAQWLVTKGVTNLVLLGRNDIKPELESSLKKIQDKAQVKLIKADIANTDQLAQVLIQIELELPPLKGVVHCAGIISDRTIAQQDWHSFEQVLAPKVQGAWNLHHLTQKYDLDNFILFSSASSLLGSAGQANYCAANAFLDTLAHARRNLGLPAIAINWCAWKNTGLAANTQITNAFKQQGIGSIKPNQGIEILEQLLLNAPPQIGVIPFDWDLWQQHNSVTPYYENLVSVPAYAENSSDYKQHLLAAIPEQREYLLKEQISQQLADILGIKDLSKIDLASGFAELGLDSLGSVELRNKLQSSYNLKLSPTVIFDYANLTALSNYLSSLLFNSELIKNKEAAEINNNALNIEKLSESQAEALLLEELNNLDFELDI